The Malus domestica chromosome 13, GDT2T_hap1 genome includes a window with the following:
- the LOC103451948 gene encoding probable alpha,alpha-trehalose-phosphate synthase [UDP-forming] 10 yields MASRSSTNLFDWAYGGLLDIPCTPRALPRVMTVPGIISDVDSYSNDDDSYSSSSACRERKIVVANMLPLHAKRDPETKKWRFSLDEDSILLHLKDGFSSESEVVYVGSLKAEIDASEQEEVAQKLLEEFNCVPTFLPSDLQKKFYLGFCKQQLWPLFHYMLPMCPDHGDRFDRSLWQAYVSANKIFADKVMEVINPEDDCVWVHDYHLMVLPTFLRKRYYRVKLGFFLHSPFPSSEIYRTLPVRDEILRGLLNCDLIGFHTFDYARHFLSCCSRMLGLDYESKRGHIGLDYFGRTVYIKILPVGVHMGRLEFVLNLPDTTAKIKEIQEQYKGKKLILGIDDMDIFKGISLKFLALEQLLQQNSELQGNIVLVQIINPARGSGKDVQEAKSETYLTARRINEAYGSPNYEPVVLIDRHVPQYEKTAYYAVAECCIVNAVRDGMNLVPYKYIVCRQGTPPMNEALGVTADSPQTSMLVVSEFIGCSPSLSGAIRVNPWDIDAVADALNSAITMPKSEKQLRHEKHYRYVSSHDVAYWARSFAQDLDRACRDHYSKRCWGIGLGLRFRVVSLSPNFRKLSIDHIVSAYKRTSRRAIFLDYDGTVIPEASIIKAPSPEVLALMNSLCKDPKNTVFIVSGRGRTSLSDWFASCETLGIAAEHGYFLRWNRSSEWETSPVGADLDWKEIVEPVMRLYTEATDGSNIESKESALVWHHQDADPDFGSCQAKELLDHLENVLSNEPAVVKRGQHIVEVKPQGVSKGLVAEKILSRMVTDGKAPDFVMCIGDDRSDEDMFESILRTVSCPSLPSPPEIFACTVGRKPSKAKYYLDDASDVVKLLQGLATASSPKPRHLPHVQVSFESVY; encoded by the exons ATGGCATCAAGATCTTCCACAAACCTTTTTGATTGGGCATATGGCGGCCTTTTGGATATTCCTTGTACTCCAAGGGCTCTTCCAAGGGTGATGACTGTTCCTGGTATTATATCAGATGTGGATAGTTATAGCAATGATGATGATTCATATTCTAGTTCATCCGCCTGTCGTGAGAGGAAAATTGTTGTGGCAAATATGTTACCATTACATGCTAAAAGGGATCCAGAAACGAAGAAATGGCGTTTCAGTTTGGATGAGGATTCAATTTTGTTACATTTAAAGGATGGGTTTTCATCTGAAAGTGAGGTTGTTTATGTGGGGTCTCTCAAGGCTGAAATAGATGCCAGCGAACAAGAAGAAGTTGCGCAGAAACTGCTGGAGGAATTCAATTGTGTGCCAACTTTTCTGCCCAGTGATCTCCAGAAGAAGTTTTATTTGGGGTTCTGTAAGCAGCAATTGTGGCCCCTTTTTCATTACATGCTGCCCATGTGTCCAGACCATGGAGATCGCTTTGACCGCTCGCTGTGGCAGGCCTATGTATCTGCCAACAAAATATTTGCGGACAAGGTGATGGAAGTTATTAATCCCGAGGACGATTGTGTCTGGGTTCATGATTATCACTTAATGGTTCTCCCAACATTTTTGAGGAAGCGGTACTACCGAGTAAAGCTTGGGTTCTTCCTTCACAGCCCGTTTCCGTCATCAGAAATTTATCGAACTTTGCCTGTCCGAGATGAAATTTTGAGGGGTTTGCTAAATTGTGATCTAATTGGGTTTCATACATTTGATTATGCGCGTCACTTCCTCTCATGCTGCAGTAGAATGCTGGGGCTGGACTATGAATCAAAGCGAGGGCATATTGGGCTTGATTATTTTGGCCGCACAGTGTACATTAAAATTCTGCCTGTAGGTGTTCATATGGGTCGGCTTGAATTTGTGTTGAATCTTCCCGATACAACTGCCAAAATTAAAGAGATTCAAGAGCAGTACAAGGGGAAAAAACTGATTCTTGGCATTGATGACATGGATATATTTAAAGGAATCAGCTTAAAGTTTCTAGCTTTGGAACAACTCTTACAGCAGAATTCGGAGTTGCAGGGCAACATAGTACTTGTTCAAATTATAAATCCCGCAAGGGGATCAGGGAAAGATGTACAGGAAGCAAAGAGTGAGACATACTTGACTGCCAGAAGGATAAATGAGGCTTATGGTTCACCTAATTATGAGCCAGTGGTTCTGATTGATCGTCATGTTCCTCAATACGAGAAGACAGCGTATTATGCAGTAGCAGAATGTTGTATAGTGAATGCTGTGAGGGATGGAATGAACTTAGTTCCTTACAAGTATATTGTTTGCAGGCAGGGAACACCTCCCATGAATGAAGCTTTAGGCGTGACAGCAGATTCTCCTCAGACAAGCATGCTTGTTGTGTCTGAATTTATTGGTTGCTCACCTTCTTTAAGTGGAGCAATCAGGGTTAACCCTTGGGACATTGATGCTGTGGCTGATGCCTTGAACTCGGCAATCACCATGCCTAAATCAGAGAAACAGTTACGTCATGAGAAACACTATCGTTATGTTAGTTCTCATGATGTGGCTTATTGGGCGCGAAGCTTTGCACAGGATTTGGATAGAGCATGCCGAGATCATTATAGTAAACGATGCTGGGGCATTggattgggcttgagatttagAGTGGTTTCCCTTTCGCCGAACTTTAGAAAGTTGTCTATAGACCATATTGTTTCGGCATACAAAAGAACAAGCAGAAGGGCCATATTTCTGGACTATGATGGGACTGTTATTCCCGAAGCTTCCATTATTAAGGCCCCTAGCCCAGAAGTCCTCGCTCTTATGAATTCCCTGTGTAAGGATCCGAAGAACACTGTTTTCATTGTTAGTGGGAGGGGACGGACTTCTTTGAGCGATTGGTTTGCCTCATGTGAGACGCTTGGAATTGCTGCTGAACATGGGTACTTCTTAAG GTGGAATAGAAGTTCCGAGTGGGAAACCAGTCCTGTTGGTGCCGATCTGGATTGGAAAGAAATTGTGGAGCCTGTGATGAGATTGTATACAGAGGCAACGGACGGCTCCAACATAGAAAGTAAAGAGAGCGCTTTGGTATGGCATCACCAAGATGCAGACCCCGACTTTGGATCCTGTCAAGCCAAGGAATTGTTGGATCATCTGGAAAATGTTCTTTCGAACGAACCAGCAGTTGTTAAGAGGGGCCAGCATATTGTTGAAGTTAAGCCACAG GGAGTAAGCAAAGGATTGGTTGCTGAAAAAATTCTTTCGAGAATGGTCACCGATGGAAAGGCACCCGATTTTGTGATGTGCATTGGGGATGACAGATCTGATGAGGACATGTTCGAGAGCATATTAAGAACAGTTTCTTGTCCATCCTTGCCTTCTCCTCCCGAGATATTTGCCTGCACCGTCGGAAGAAAGCCAAGCAAGGCCAAGTACTACCTCGATGATGCCAGTGACGTTGTGAAACTACTTCAAGGCCTTGCTACTGCTTCGAGTCCAAAGCCAAGGCATCTCCCCCATGTCCAGGTTTCTTTCGAAAGCGTCTATTGA